The following are encoded in a window of Panicum virgatum strain AP13 chromosome 5N, P.virgatum_v5, whole genome shotgun sequence genomic DNA:
- the LOC120674739 gene encoding uncharacterized protein LOC120674739: MDGGSGLNILYVDTLDAMGIDRECLRPSGAPFHSIVPGKQAIPLGQINLPVTFGDSSNFRTETLTFEVVGFKGAYHAILGRLCYAKFMAIPNYTYHKLMMPGPRGVITVGSTTDVPNEAPNSNCKMGSFEPTKDIKEVPLDPWGG, translated from the exons ATGGATGGAGGCAGCGGCTTGAACATCCTCTACGTCGACACCCTTGACGCCATGGGGATAGATCGAGAATGCCTTCGACCCTCAGGGGCTCCCTTCCACAGCATCGTGCCAGGGAAGCAGGCGATACCGCTCGGGCAGATCAACTTGCCTGTGACATTCGGGGATTCTTCCAACTTTCGAACGGAGAccctcacctttgaggtggttgggttcaagggagcctaccacgccatcTTGGGAAGGCTATGTTACGcgaagttcatggccatcccgaATTACACATACCACAAGCTGATGATGCCGGGTCCCCGCGGGGTTATCACCGTGGGGTCGAC GACCGACGTCCCCAACGAGGCGCCCAACTCCAACTGCAAGATGGGGTCGTTCGAGCCGACCAAGGACATCAAGGAGGTACCCCTCGACCCCTGGGGTGGGTAG